Proteins encoded by one window of Nicotiana tabacum cultivar K326 chromosome 10, ASM71507v2, whole genome shotgun sequence:
- the LOC107810567 gene encoding CBL-interacting protein kinase 2, giving the protein MANTGTILLERYELGRLLGQGTFAKVYYGRSIRTGQNVAIKVIDKEKVLRVGLVNQVKREISVMRLVRHPNIVHLYEVMATKSKIYFVMEYVKGGELFNKVSRGRLKEDVARKYFQQLINAVDFCHSRGVYHRDLKPENLLLDEDENLKISDFGLSALAESKRQDGLLHTTCGTPAYVAPEVINRKGYDGAKADIWSCGVILYVLLAGYLPFHDSNLMEMYRKIGKSEFKCPSWFPPEVRRLLVRMLDPNPHTRISIATIKESSWSKRGIASKSIKADTERKDLASACTESAAGSSENKQDVARLSNLNAFDIISLSAGFDLSRLFEDTPLKKEARFTSCKPASVIVSKLEDVAKRLKLKVSKRDAGLLRFEGSKEGRKGILSIDTEIFEVTPAFYLVEVKKSNGDTLEYQKILNEGLRPGLQDIVWAWQLEQPPQQSEQQLDEQSNSQLQQQQRSDNLQQLSEQEQQQLLCPLQLLQQEQLP; this is encoded by the coding sequence ATGGCCAATACGGGAACTATACTGTTGGAGCGATATGAATTGGGGAGATTACTAGGACAAGGTACATTTGCTAAGGTTTACTATGGTAGGAGTATCAGGACTGGGCAGAATGTTGCCATCAAAGTCATTGATAAGGAAAAAGTTTTGAGGGTTGGGCTCGTGAATCAGGTAAAACGGGAAATATCAGTTATGAGACTAGTTCGACATCCTAATATTGTGCACCTTTATGAAGTCATGGCCACAAAGAGCAAGATTTATTTTGTGATGGAATATGTTAAAGGAGGTGAGCTCTTTAACAAGGTGTCCAGAGGAAGGCTTAAAGAGGATGTTGCACGAAAATATTTTCAACAGTTGATAAATGCTGTAGATTTCTGCCATAGCAGGGGTGTCTATCACCGGGATTTGAAACCAGAAAACTTACTACTAGACGAGGATGAAAACTTGAAAATTTCTGATTTTGGTTTAAGTGCTCTTGCTGAGTCAAAGCGCCAAGATGGACTCCTTCACACTACCTGTGGGACTCCAGCCTATGTTGCTCCTGAGGTGATCAATAGAAAAGGGTATGATGGGGCAAAAGCTGATATCTGGTcatgtggggtgatcctatatgTGTTGTTGGCTGGTTATCTTCCATTCCATGACTCGAATTTGATGGAGATGTACAGGAAAATTGGCAAATCTGAGTTCAAATGTCCCAGTTGGTTCCCCCCTGAAGTGCGGCGGCTACTTGTGAGAATGTTGGATCCCAATCCACATACTAGAATTTCAATTGCCACAATTAAAGAAAGTTCCTGGTCCAAGAGGGGAATAGCCTCTAAATCTATCAAAGCAGACACTGAAAGGAAGGATCTGGCTTCAGCATGTACAGAGTCGGCTGCTGGTTCCTCTGAGAACAAGCAAGACGTGGCCAGGCTGTCAAACTTGAATGCATTTGATATCATTTCCCTTTCTGCTGGCTTTGATTTATCGAGATTATTTGAGGATACTCCTTTAAAGAAAGAAGCTAGATTCACATCCTGCAAACCTGCATCAGTCATCGTATCCAAGCTGGAAGATGTCGCAAAGCGCCTGAAGCTAAAAGTCAGCAAAAGGGATGCAGGATTGTTAAGGTTTGAAGGTtcaaaagaaggaagaaagggGATTTTATCAATTGACACGGAGATCTTTGAGGTAACTCCAGCTTTTTATTTGGTGGAGGTCAAGAAGTCCAATGGAGATACATTGGAATATCAGAAAATTTTAAATGAAGGCCTGAGGCCTGGTTTACAGGATATTGTTTGGGCGTGGCAATTAGAACAACCACCTCAACAGTCCGAACAGCAGCTGGATGAGCAATCAAATAGTCAGCTTCAGCAACAACAACGTTCAGATAACCTGCAACAACTCTCGGAGCAGGAGCAGCAGCAACTGCTATGTCCACTGCAACTACTTCAGCAAGAGCAGTTACCTTGA